The Phragmites australis chromosome 15, lpPhrAust1.1, whole genome shotgun sequence genome window below encodes:
- the LOC133892186 gene encoding uncharacterized protein LOC133892186, with protein MSSSNSPIVTERKADKDHDGHNDEEKGGFLDKVKDFIQDIGEKIEETIGFGKPTADVSGIHIPHISLEKIELIVDVLIANPNPVPIPLVDIEYLIESEGRKLVSGTIPDAGTIHAHGSETVKIPVLLIYDDIKSTYKEIKPGSIIPYKVRVVLHIDIPVIGRISIPLEKTGEIPVPYKPDVDIDKIKFEKFSFEESNVILHLNLDNKNDFDLGLNTMDYEVWLSNVSIASAELKESANIKKQEITTMNLPISFRPKDFGSAMWDMIMGRGTGYTIKGHIDVSTLFGHMKIPISKEGGTTRLEKGDDDDNEIQQSSCTLFAPAL; from the exons ATGTCATCCTCGAACAGTCCGATAGTGACAGAAAGGAAAGCCGATAAAGACCATGATGGACACAATGACGAGGAAAAGGGAGGTTTCTTGGACAAGGTTAAAGATTTCATCCAAGACATTGGCGAAAAGATTGAAGAAACAATAGGCTTTGGAAAGCCTACTGCTGATGTTTCTGGAATCCACATACCTCATATCAGCCTTGAAAAGATAGAGCTTATTGTTGATGTTCTGATTGCAAACCCAAATCCTGTCCCCATCCCTCTTGTCGACATTGAATACTTGATCGAAAGTGAAGGAAGAAAGCTCGTGTCTGGAACAATACCTGATGCTGGAACCATACATGCTCATGGTTCAGAGACCGTTAAAATTCCTGTTTTACTCATTTATGATGACATCAAGAGCACATACAAGGAAATCAAGCCTGGAAGCATCATTCCATACAAAGTTAGGGTTGTTCTTCATATAGATATCCCTGTTATAGGGAGGATTTCTATACCGTTAGAGAAAACTGGTGAGATCCCAGTGCCTTACAAACCAGATGTTGACATTGATAAGATCAAGTTTGAAAAATTCTCTTTTGAAGAATCGAATGTGATCCTCCATTTGAATCTGGACAACAAAAACGATTTTGACTTGGGACTGAATACAATGGATTATGAAGTGTGGCTCTCTAATGTGAGCATTGCTTCTGCTGAGCTCAAAGAATCTGCAAATATTAAGAAACAGGAAATAACAACTATGAACTTGCCTATCAGCTTCAGGCCTAAGGATTTTGGGTCTGCTATGTGGGATATGATTATGGGACGGGGCACTGGTTACACCATAAAGGGACACATTGATGTCAGCACTCTGTTTGGACACATGAAAATTCCGATAAgcaaagagggtggaacaactCGTCTTGAGAAAggggatgatgatgacaatgag ATACAACAATCATCTTGCACATTGTTTGCACCAGCACTCTGA